One segment of Brienomyrus brachyistius isolate T26 unplaced genomic scaffold, BBRACH_0.4 scaffold50, whole genome shotgun sequence DNA contains the following:
- the LOC125723522 gene encoding chromobox protein homolog 5-like isoform X2, with protein sequence MGKKTQQHPDVEGESSNEEEYVVEKVLDRRVVKGRVEYFLKWKGYSEKHNSWEPEKNLDCAELITEFMKTYVKAGTGEGQPKSTGLSGGHSKESSATKRKICTEDDDEQESSATKKKEDDVLIARGFERGLQPEKIIGATDSCGDLMFLMKWKDSDEADLVLAKEANKKCPQIVIAFYEERLTWHEDGDKEKGGVSV encoded by the exons ATGGGAAAGAAGACCCAGCAGCACCCGGATGTGGAGGGAGAGTCCTCGAATGAGGAAGAATACGTGGTGGAGAAAGTCCTGGACCGGAGGGTGGTGAAGGGCCGTGTGGAGTACTTCCTCAAGTGGAAAGGCTACTCAGA GAAACACAACAGCTGGGAGCCAGAGAAGAACCTGGATTGTGCTGAGCTCATTACAGAGTTCATGAAGACGTACGTGAAGGCCGGCACTGGAGAAGGCCAGCCGAAGAGCACAGGGCTGTCGGGCGGACATTCGAAGGAAAGCTCAGCCACCAAGAGGAAGATCTGCACCGAGGATGATGATGAGCAGGAGAGTTCCGCAACGAAGAAGAAGGAG GACGACGTTCTGATTGCAAGGGGATTTGAGAGAGGACTGCAACCAGAGAAGATCATTGGTGCGACAGATTCATGTGGGGATTTAATGTTCCTCATGAAgtg GAAAGATTCCGACGAGGCTGACCTCGTGCTGGCCAAAGAGGCCAATAAGAAATGCCCGCAGATTGTCATCGCCTTCTACGAGGAACGTCTGACGTGGCACGAAGATGGGGACAAGGAGAAGGGCGGAGTGAGCGTGTGA
- the LOC125723522 gene encoding chromobox protein homolog 5-like isoform X1 — MRRWDFLQGAFAYLRVSSQTCVFMLIFAVCSLTDYQIVSDPPSAAVSKGKHNSWEPEKNLDCAELITEFMKTYVKAGTGEGQPKSTGLSGGHSKESSATKRKICTEDDDEQESSATKKKEDDVLIARGFERGLQPEKIIGATDSCGDLMFLMKWKDSDEADLVLAKEANKKCPQIVIAFYEERLTWHEDGDKEKGGVSV, encoded by the exons ATGCGGAGGTGGGATTTCCTGCAAGGAGCATTCGCATACCTTCGCGTCTCGTCTCAGACATGTGTGTTTATGTTGATTTTTGCTGTTTGTTCGCTTACAGACTATCAG ATTGTTAGCGACCCACCATCTGCGGCTGTAAGTAAAGG GAAACACAACAGCTGGGAGCCAGAGAAGAACCTGGATTGTGCTGAGCTCATTACAGAGTTCATGAAGACGTACGTGAAGGCCGGCACTGGAGAAGGCCAGCCGAAGAGCACAGGGCTGTCGGGCGGACATTCGAAGGAAAGCTCAGCCACCAAGAGGAAGATCTGCACCGAGGATGATGATGAGCAGGAGAGTTCCGCAACGAAGAAGAAGGAG GACGACGTTCTGATTGCAAGGGGATTTGAGAGAGGACTGCAACCAGAGAAGATCATTGGTGCGACAGATTCATGTGGGGATTTAATGTTCCTCATGAAgtg GAAAGATTCCGACGAGGCTGACCTCGTGCTGGCCAAAGAGGCCAATAAGAAATGCCCGCAGATTGTCATCGCCTTCTACGAGGAACGTCTGACGTGGCACGAAGATGGGGACAAGGAGAAGGGCGGAGTGAGCGTGTGA
- the LOC125723521 gene encoding heterogeneous nuclear ribonucleoprotein A1-like has protein sequence MSKEAPREPEQLRKLFIGGLSFETTDESLRAHFEQWGALTDCVVMRDPNTKRSRGFGFVTYSSVEEVDAAMSARPHKVDGRVVEPKRAVSREDSCRPGAHMTVKKIFVGGIKEDTEEHHLRDYFKQFGKIEVIEIMTDRASGKKRGFAFVTFDDHDSVDRIVIQKYHTVNGHNCEVRKALSKQEMMTAGMNMRGRGGGGGGGAGNFSRGGGYGGGFGGGRGSGSNYDGDDYNGFGGDDGYSSGPGYGGSRGYGGGQGYGNQGGYGGNGGYENYNHGGGGGNFGSGNFGGGGGGGGNYNDFGNYNSQSSSNYGPMKGGGGGFGSRNSGGPYGGGYGGGSGGYGGGSGGRRF, from the exons ATGTCTAAGGAG GCCCCGCGGGAACCGGAGCAGCTTCGGAAGCTGTTCATAGGGGGACTTAGCTTTGAAACCACCGATGAGAGCCTGAGGGCTCACTTTGAGCAATGGGGAGCCCTTACGGACTGCGTG GTGATGAGGGATCCCAATACAAAGCGTTCAAGAGGATTCGGGTTTGTCACATATTCTTCAGTGGAGGAGGTGGATGCAGCCATGTCTGCCCGACCTCACAAGGTGGATGGCAGGGTGGTAGAGCCAAAAAGGGCGGTGTCCCGAGAG GACTCCTGTAGACCTGGTGCTCACATGACTGTGAAGAAGATCTTTGTTGGTGGCATCAAGGAAGACACTGAGGAGCACCACCTTCGGGATTACTTCAAGCAGTTTGGCAAGATCGAAGTGATCGAGATCATGACTGACAGAGCCAGCGGAAAGAAGAGAGGCTTCGCCTTTGTGACATTCGATGACCATGATTCGGTTGACAGGATCGTCA TTCAGAAATACCACACAGTGAATGGGCATAACTGTGAAGTCAGAAAAGCTCTATCAAAACAAGAAATGATGACTGCCGGGATGAATATGAGAG gacgGGGGGGCGGCGGCGGCGGTGGAGCTGGAAACTTCAGCCGCGGTGGTGGATATGGAG GTGGCTTtggaggagggagaggcagtggGAGCAACTACGACGGAGACGATTACAACGGTTTTGGGGGTGATG ATGGATACAGTAGCGGCCCTGGCTATGGAGGGAGCCGTGGGTATGGTGGAGGCCAAGGGTATGGGAACCAAGGAGGGTATGGAGGAAATGGAGGGTATGAGAACTACAACCATGGTGGAGGAGGCGGGAACTTCGGCAGTG GGAACTTCGGGGGGGGCGGCGGCGGCGGAGGCAACTACAATGACTTTGGCAATTACAACAGCCAGTCCTCTTCAAATTACGGCCCGATGAAAGGGGGCGGCGGGGGCTTTGGAAGCAGGAACAGCGGCGGCCCGTACGGCG GTGGTTATGGGGGCGGCTCTGGTGGCTAcggcggggggtctggaggccGCCGGTTCTAA